A genome region from Ignavibacteria bacterium includes the following:
- a CDS encoding HAD family hydrolase, with translation MKKYKGIIFDIDGTLTSTNELIFATFNHIAEKYENKTYSEKEIIAMFGPTEDVILREKFNGDRFQSVYDDYYKFYKENHPTMADLYPGIIEILELLKLKKITTAIFTGKGRKSSLITLEILNIKHYFDMIVTGDDVRNHKPSAEGICKFLDAYRFKPDEVLMIGDSVADITASHEATVEIASVIWDSYAKEKVKQLNPNNYFCTVEELKVWLKDRI, from the coding sequence ATGAAGAAGTATAAAGGAATTATTTTCGACATTGACGGCACACTGACATCGACCAATGAGTTGATCTTTGCCACATTCAATCACATTGCAGAGAAATATGAAAACAAAACATATTCTGAAAAAGAGATAATTGCAATGTTTGGTCCGACGGAAGATGTTATTCTTAGAGAAAAATTCAATGGTGATAGATTCCAATCTGTGTATGATGATTATTACAAGTTTTATAAAGAGAATCATCCAACAATGGCTGATCTTTATCCCGGTATTATAGAAATTCTTGAACTCCTAAAATTAAAGAAAATAACAACCGCAATTTTCACCGGGAAAGGGAGAAAAAGTTCGCTGATTACTCTCGAGATACTAAACATCAAGCATTATTTCGATATGATAGTAACCGGAGATGACGTCCGAAATCATAAACCATCCGCAGAAGGGATTTGTAAATTCCTTGATGCTTATCGATTCAAGCCGGACGAAGTTTTAATGATCGGCGATTCGGTTGCTGATATTACTGCATCGCATGAAGCAACGGTTGAGATTGCATCCGTGATCTGGGATTCCTACGCGAAGGAAAAAGTCAAACAACTCAATCCGAATAATTATTTTTGCACAGTTGAAGAACTGAAAGTTTGGTTAAAAGATAGGATTTAG
- the lepA gene encoding elongation factor 4 yields the protein MTQFRNFCIIAHIDHGKSTIADRLLERTGTITQRELVEQVLDDMDLERERGITIKSHAVQMKYKSKKGNNFILNLIDTPGHVDFSYEVSRSLAACEGALLIVDASQGVEAQTISNLYLAIEAGLEIIPIINKIDLPSAMVEQVSHQIIDLIGCKKEDILLASAKQKFGVDEILEAIVQKIPAPKTDVNLPLRALIFDSKFDSYRGAIAYIRIFEGEINEKQKIKFFRNQKIFEAEEVGTLELKRVRTKSLQAGNVGYLIAGIKDVHDTKVGDTITTLDSPATEPLAGYKEVKPMVFSGLYPTNSDNYQELRDSLDKYVLNDAALTYIPETSAALGFGFRCGFLGLLHMEIVQERLLREFNQDIITTLPNVEYNVTKRDGELVIVDNPAFMPVVGEIDFIEEPYVKAQIVTPSEYIGSIMKLCMDRRGIHKNTTYLDPTRADIHYELPLSEIIFDFYDKLKSISRGYASFDYEFIGYRESDLVKVEILLNGDPVDAFSFIVHRSKAYEWGRKLCSKLKELIPKQLFEVVIQAAIGSKVIARDVVKALRKNVLAKCYGGDITRKRKLLEKQKEGKKRMKQVGNVEIPQEAFLAVLSMED from the coding sequence ATGACCCAATTTCGAAATTTCTGTATAATAGCACATATAGACCATGGCAAGTCCACTATTGCCGATAGACTATTAGAACGCACCGGCACGATTACTCAGCGGGAGCTTGTTGAACAAGTTCTTGATGATATGGATTTAGAACGTGAGCGCGGGATCACAATCAAATCGCACGCTGTTCAAATGAAGTACAAATCAAAAAAGGGGAATAATTTCATTCTCAATTTGATCGATACACCCGGGCATGTCGATTTTTCTTATGAAGTATCAAGGTCGCTCGCTGCATGTGAAGGCGCATTATTAATTGTCGATGCATCACAAGGAGTTGAAGCCCAAACAATCAGCAACCTATATCTCGCAATCGAAGCAGGATTAGAAATCATTCCCATTATAAATAAAATTGATTTGCCAAGTGCAATGGTTGAGCAAGTCTCACATCAAATAATCGACCTTATTGGATGTAAGAAAGAAGATATACTCCTAGCATCTGCCAAACAGAAATTTGGTGTCGATGAAATTTTGGAAGCAATCGTACAAAAGATTCCGGCTCCCAAAACAGATGTTAATTTACCCTTGCGTGCTTTGATATTCGATTCAAAATTCGATTCTTATCGAGGAGCTATTGCCTACATAAGAATTTTTGAAGGTGAAATCAATGAGAAGCAAAAAATCAAATTTTTCCGCAATCAAAAAATATTTGAAGCAGAAGAAGTCGGCACTCTTGAGCTAAAACGAGTTCGAACAAAATCGCTTCAAGCCGGTAATGTTGGATATTTGATCGCTGGAATTAAAGATGTTCATGATACGAAAGTCGGCGATACGATTACGACACTCGACAGTCCGGCAACCGAGCCGCTTGCAGGTTACAAAGAAGTTAAACCAATGGTCTTCAGCGGACTTTATCCAACGAATAGCGATAACTATCAAGAACTTCGAGATTCATTGGATAAATATGTTCTAAATGATGCGGCATTAACTTATATACCTGAAACTTCTGCCGCATTGGGATTTGGTTTCCGCTGTGGATTTCTTGGATTGCTTCATATGGAAATTGTTCAAGAAAGATTGCTCCGTGAATTCAACCAAGATATTATTACAACCTTACCGAACGTGGAATACAATGTTACGAAACGTGATGGCGAGCTTGTTATTGTCGATAATCCTGCGTTCATGCCTGTAGTTGGCGAAATAGATTTTATTGAAGAACCTTACGTTAAAGCGCAAATCGTAACTCCTTCCGAATACATCGGAAGCATAATGAAACTATGTATGGATCGAAGGGGAATTCATAAGAACACGACTTACCTTGATCCAACGAGAGCCGACATCCATTATGAACTTCCGCTTTCAGAAATAATTTTTGATTTTTATGATAAGCTGAAATCAATTTCGCGTGGTTATGCTTCATTTGATTATGAATTTATTGGATATCGTGAATCTGATCTGGTAAAAGTTGAAATTCTCCTCAACGGTGATCCGGTTGATGCATTCTCATTTATAGTTCATCGAAGTAAAGCTTACGAATGGGGAAGAAAACTTTGTTCAAAATTGAAAGAATTAATTCCGAAGCAATTATTTGAAGTTGTTATTCAGGCAGCAATAGGGAGTAAAGTAATTGCACGTGATGTCGTCAAAGCACTCAGAAAAAACGTACTCGCCAAGTGTTATGGCGGCGATATTACTCGAAAGAGAAAATTATTGGAGAAACAAAAAGAGGGTAAGAAGCGTATGAAACAAGTCGGAAATGTTGAAATTCCGCAGGAAGCGTTTCTTGCCGTGCTTTCGATGGAAGATTGA